From one Pseudomonas sp. B21-048 genomic stretch:
- a CDS encoding HD-GYP domain-containing protein: protein MSAEQSHHRQATLLVVDDTPDNLMLMTDLLKDRYRVKAANSGEKALRVLQGDSLPDLILLDVMMPGLSGHEVADQLKHDPRTRDIPIIFLTALAAIEDEIHGLELGAVDYITKPINPSLVLARVDTQLKIKAAADFLRDQNDYLEKEVERRTREVMAIQDVTIQAMASLAETRDNETGNHIRRTQHYVKVLAEQLRDHPRFNHFLNDETIRLLFKSAPLHDIGKIGIPDHILLKPGRFTAEEFEIMKTHTTLGRDAIQRAEDQLGVQVDFLSLAKEIAYSHQEKWDGSGYPQALAGDEIPISARLMAVADVYDALISRRVYKQGMPHEEAVEIIRQGRGSHFDPDICDTFLAHVEQFQAIAQRFADSDQDMAKQLAALERIAQKP, encoded by the coding sequence ATGAGTGCCGAACAGAGTCATCACCGTCAGGCCACTTTACTGGTGGTCGACGACACACCTGATAACTTGATGCTGATGACCGATCTGCTAAAGGATCGCTACCGTGTCAAGGCTGCCAATAGTGGTGAGAAGGCTCTCCGGGTGCTGCAGGGAGACTCGCTACCAGATTTGATTTTGCTTGATGTCATGATGCCGGGACTGTCCGGCCACGAGGTGGCGGACCAGCTCAAGCACGATCCGCGAACCCGCGATATTCCCATCATTTTCCTCACCGCCCTGGCGGCAATCGAGGATGAGATTCATGGCCTGGAATTGGGCGCGGTCGACTACATCACTAAACCGATCAATCCGTCATTGGTTCTGGCGCGGGTGGATACCCAGCTCAAGATCAAGGCCGCAGCGGACTTCCTCCGCGATCAGAACGACTACCTCGAGAAGGAGGTGGAGCGCCGCACCCGAGAGGTGATGGCCATCCAGGACGTGACCATCCAGGCCATGGCTTCCCTGGCGGAGACGCGCGACAACGAGACCGGCAACCACATCCGGCGGACTCAACACTACGTGAAGGTGTTGGCTGAGCAGTTGCGCGATCATCCTCGCTTCAACCATTTTCTCAACGACGAGACAATCCGCCTGCTGTTCAAGTCGGCGCCGTTGCATGACATCGGCAAGATCGGCATTCCTGACCATATTCTCCTCAAGCCGGGGCGTTTCACCGCAGAGGAGTTCGAGATCATGAAGACACACACCACGTTGGGGCGTGATGCCATCCAGCGCGCAGAGGATCAACTTGGTGTTCAGGTGGACTTCCTCAGTCTGGCCAAGGAAATCGCTTACAGTCACCAGGAAAAATGGGACGGTAGCGGGTATCCCCAGGCGTTGGCCGGCGACGAGATTCCCATCAGCGCCCGGCTGATGGCGGTGGCGGATGTCTATGACGCCTTGATCAGTCGACGGGTGTACAAACAGGGCATGCCTCACGAGGAGGCCGTCGAGATCATCCGGCAGGGGCGAGGTTCACATTTCGACCCAGACATCTGCGACACATTCCTGGCTCACGTCGAACAGTTCCAGGCCATTGCGCAGCGCTTTGCCGACAGCGATCAGGACATGGCCAAGCAGTTGGCCGCCTTGGAGCGTATCGCCCAGAAACCTTGA